In the genome of Hymenobacter taeanensis, one region contains:
- a CDS encoding S8 family serine peptidase translates to MKSKFLLTLALAGVSISVSFGQATVDPELRAALATNPTAQVIVTFQGNGAPGLTQLGLLQRLGITRGITLRALPVAGVVATAAQVDALAQNPEVRSLYINKRLEYYNYDDTNLTGVKRLRTDQQMTARNGGLPVSGKGVGVLINDSGVDGTHEDLKFGTHLVQNTLGSTNLNSLSSLLPVTYLEGVPNTDTNSGHGTHCAGTVGGTGARSGGKYEGVAPGASLLGYGSGGALLVLDAIGGFDYALTHQFQYNIRVISNSFGSSGDFDPNDPLNVATKKCYDRGMVVVFAAGNEGPGADTHNPYAIAPWTISVGAGDRNGLLAEFSSRGVRGEQGTFMVDGESWTYKNEPVIVAPGVDVVSTRAIAPVSSLGIQTDAEVLSPAEIPFYTHSSGTSMATPHVAGIVALLLEAKPTLSPAQVKELLQSTATNMPGRQSWEVGAGYVNAYAAVDKAFRSAAYGSAINASRLFKSSVDARTTAIPFTINYNPALAAGNQFTFPVASGTNSLEVKISTTGLLGETGNLTNLILLDPNGVQYRSGIPVTFTLSTDRSVAVAAPVAGTWTLKVEGLQGVALPETINGNITVLTAAGTTNLSDIVGHPAEASIKMAVANRLVDGLSNGFRPDAPLTRIQLADYLLMGQGIRQLLPFSGARTFSDVSTPAEILLTESVVAKGAALRDRFNRASGVMLPTATGTFSPSGLVNRAALAYSLVQSLGFQEQALARNSQPLTVQVSGQTIPVDDAASIPAALRGYVSIALELNLINAYYSLTQGAYDQQPTLHATFKPAQNVSRADFAVIVSRTFPQYEAQTQPTAQASSNATALGAAPAMAQSKETVAYPNPAVGTTTLNYYVAQDGPVSVEVYNTLGRKVKTLVSASEAAGGHQLQFDASSLARGTYLFRVKTGQSVSTTRLMVQ, encoded by the coding sequence ATGAAAAGTAAATTTCTCCTCACACTCGCGCTGGCTGGTGTCAGCATCAGCGTATCGTTTGGGCAAGCAACCGTCGACCCTGAGTTGCGGGCGGCGCTGGCCACTAATCCTACGGCGCAGGTAATTGTCACCTTTCAGGGTAATGGGGCGCCTGGCCTCACCCAGCTGGGCCTGTTACAGCGGTTGGGCATAACGCGCGGCATTACGCTGCGGGCGTTGCCGGTGGCTGGTGTGGTTGCTACTGCTGCTCAAGTAGACGCACTGGCGCAAAACCCGGAGGTTCGCTCCCTCTACATCAACAAGCGGCTGGAGTACTATAACTACGACGACACCAACCTGACAGGCGTAAAGCGCCTGCGCACCGATCAGCAGATGACGGCCCGCAACGGCGGCCTGCCGGTTTCAGGTAAGGGCGTAGGTGTACTTATTAATGATAGTGGTGTAGATGGCACCCACGAGGATTTGAAGTTTGGTACGCACCTGGTGCAGAACACGCTGGGCTCTACTAACCTGAACTCGTTGAGCTCCTTGCTACCTGTTACGTACCTGGAGGGGGTGCCAAATACAGACACGAACTCGGGTCACGGCACGCACTGCGCCGGCACAGTAGGTGGTACCGGAGCCCGCTCAGGCGGCAAATACGAGGGGGTAGCCCCCGGAGCTTCCCTGCTGGGCTACGGCTCTGGTGGGGCACTACTGGTGCTGGATGCCATTGGCGGTTTCGATTATGCCCTCACCCACCAGTTTCAGTACAACATTCGGGTAATCAGCAACTCGTTTGGCAGCAGCGGCGACTTTGATCCAAATGATCCGCTGAACGTGGCCACCAAAAAGTGCTACGACCGGGGTATGGTAGTGGTATTTGCGGCCGGCAACGAAGGCCCCGGTGCCGATACCCATAACCCGTACGCCATTGCTCCCTGGACCATCTCGGTAGGAGCAGGTGACCGGAACGGTCTGCTGGCCGAGTTCTCCTCGCGCGGGGTGCGCGGTGAGCAGGGCACCTTTATGGTAGATGGTGAAAGCTGGACGTACAAAAACGAGCCCGTGATTGTAGCGCCTGGGGTAGATGTGGTTTCTACCCGCGCTATTGCCCCGGTATCGTCGTTAGGGATTCAGACGGATGCTGAAGTGCTCAGCCCCGCCGAGATTCCGTTTTACACCCACAGCAGCGGTACCTCCATGGCTACGCCGCACGTAGCCGGTATTGTGGCACTGTTGCTGGAGGCCAAGCCCACCCTGAGCCCGGCCCAGGTGAAGGAGCTGCTGCAAAGCACGGCCACAAACATGCCCGGCCGTCAGTCGTGGGAGGTAGGTGCTGGCTACGTAAATGCGTATGCCGCCGTAGATAAGGCTTTCCGCTCAGCTGCGTATGGCTCTGCCATAAATGCCAGCCGCCTCTTCAAGAGCAGTGTTGATGCCCGGACAACCGCCATTCCCTTCACTATCAACTACAACCCGGCGCTAGCCGCCGGCAACCAGTTCACTTTCCCAGTAGCCAGCGGCACCAACAGCCTGGAAGTAAAGATTTCTACCACGGGCCTGCTGGGCGAAACCGGTAACCTGACCAACCTGATTCTGCTGGACCCCAATGGCGTGCAGTACCGCTCGGGCATTCCCGTAACCTTTACCCTCTCCACTGACCGGAGCGTGGCCGTAGCTGCCCCGGTAGCCGGTACCTGGACGTTGAAAGTAGAAGGCTTACAAGGGGTAGCACTACCCGAAACTATTAATGGCAACATTACGGTGCTCACGGCCGCTGGCACTACCAACCTGAGCGACATTGTAGGCCACCCCGCGGAGGCTTCCATCAAGATGGCCGTAGCTAACCGCCTGGTTGATGGCCTGAGCAATGGTTTCCGGCCCGATGCCCCACTCACCCGCATTCAGCTAGCCGACTACCTGCTCATGGGGCAGGGCATCCGGCAGCTGCTGCCCTTCAGCGGCGCCCGCACTTTCTCCGATGTATCAACGCCCGCTGAAATCCTCCTGACGGAATCAGTAGTGGCCAAAGGAGCTGCCCTGCGCGACCGGTTTAACCGGGCCAGTGGGGTAATGCTACCCACTGCTACCGGCACGTTCTCGCCGAGTGGCCTAGTGAACCGGGCCGCTCTGGCTTACTCGCTGGTGCAGAGCCTGGGCTTCCAGGAGCAGGCGCTGGCCCGCAACAGCCAGCCACTTACGGTACAAGTAAGCGGGCAGACTATTCCGGTTGATGATGCCGCCAGCATTCCGGCCGCTCTGCGAGGCTATGTAAGCATTGCGCTGGAGCTGAACCTGATCAACGCCTACTACTCCCTAACTCAAGGCGCCTATGACCAGCAGCCCACGCTGCACGCTACCTTCAAGCCTGCTCAGAACGTATCGCGCGCTGATTTTGCCGTCATTGTGAGCCGGACTTTCCCGCAGTACGAAGCCCAGACGCAGCCAACGGCCCAAGCCAGCAGCAATGCTACTGCCCTTGGTGCTGCTCCCGCAATGGCGCAGAGCAAAGAGACTGTTGCTTACCCTAACCCAGCTGTGGGTACCACTACGCTCAACTACTATGTGGCTCAGGATGGCCCCGTGAGCGTGGAAGTGTATAACACGCTGGGACGGAAAGTGAAGACGCTGGTTTCGGCCTCAGAAGCTGCCGGTGGCCATCAGCTCCAGTTTGATGCCAGCAGCCTGGCGCGGGGTACTTACCTGTTCCGTGTAAAAACCGGCCAATCGGTTTCTACCACCCGCCTGATGGTGCAATAA
- the pbpC gene encoding penicillin-binding protein 1C — MRLLGTLLAGLLVLLGLDWWFPLPPAPLYSPVVLAQDGTVLHAYLNPTQKWRMKTELREITPVLRKAIIEKEDRWFLWHFGVNPVALVQAAGRNLFGRGRTTGASTITMQVARLLEPKERTFSNKLLEMARAAQLEVHYSKDEILQLYLNLVPYGGNVEGVKAAALLYFQQPPDYLSLAQTVTLAIIPNRPRGLVLGRNNAAVLQERNRWLRRFGAAGLFPAPAVADALLEPLEVQRHAAPTLAPHLSRRLVRQFPRQAIIRSSLHRAKQHKAEDLTHNYVRRLQELGITQAAVLVVNNRTRQVEAYVGSADFRDYGGQGQNDGVVAVRSPGSTLKPFLYALALDRGLVTPKQMLPDVPTNFQGYRPENYDKHCNGEVTLERALAYSLNIPAVRVLNQLGVPTFTDKLRQAGFANVTRNRSQLGLSSILGGCGASLEELTNLYVTLADSGQYAPLQYRAPHPQASNQLVSPAAAFLTTDILAQLTRPDLPLGAASSMRLPKIAWKTGTSYGRRDAWSIGYNKQYTIGVWVGNFSGQGSPALSGAEVATPLLFDLFNALAYNSPNNWFVPPAALDFRLVCAASGLVPGENCPNQVIDYFLPTISSGQRCQHVREVLVSADGSFTYCRACAPAAGYRREWYPNLLPEVAAYKEAQGIPYRRLPPHNPQCQLVRGGPERAPNITSPTANTEYVLNRHEQQQLLLTCTTDNEVRQVFWYVNDKFLRAAAAAERVFIQPPPGPLKISCADDHGRNTNVLVTVTELD, encoded by the coding sequence TTGCGGCTATTAGGCACCTTGCTGGCAGGGCTCTTGGTATTGCTAGGCCTTGATTGGTGGTTTCCACTGCCGCCCGCGCCCTTATACTCGCCCGTTGTGCTGGCGCAGGATGGCACAGTGCTGCATGCTTATCTCAACCCCACGCAGAAGTGGCGGATGAAGACAGAGCTGCGCGAGATTACACCGGTGCTGCGCAAGGCTATCATTGAGAAAGAAGACCGGTGGTTTCTCTGGCATTTCGGGGTGAACCCGGTAGCGCTGGTGCAGGCGGCGGGGCGTAACCTATTTGGCCGAGGCCGCACCACGGGAGCCAGCACCATTACCATGCAGGTAGCACGGCTCCTGGAGCCCAAGGAGCGTACCTTCAGCAACAAGCTGCTGGAAATGGCCCGGGCAGCGCAGCTGGAGGTGCACTACAGTAAGGACGAGATTTTACAGCTCTACCTGAACCTGGTACCCTATGGCGGCAACGTGGAGGGCGTAAAAGCGGCGGCGCTGCTTTACTTCCAGCAGCCGCCCGATTACCTCTCCCTGGCCCAGACCGTAACGCTGGCCATCATCCCGAACAGGCCTAGAGGCCTGGTGTTGGGCCGCAACAACGCGGCGGTGCTGCAAGAGCGTAACCGCTGGCTTCGCCGTTTTGGAGCGGCCGGGCTCTTTCCGGCGCCGGCAGTGGCAGATGCCCTACTGGAGCCGCTGGAGGTGCAGCGCCACGCCGCCCCTACCCTGGCACCTCACCTCTCGCGGCGCCTAGTGCGGCAATTTCCGCGGCAGGCCATCATCCGCAGCAGCCTGCACCGTGCCAAACAACACAAGGCCGAAGACCTGACCCACAATTATGTGCGCCGCCTGCAGGAGCTGGGCATCACGCAGGCAGCCGTGCTGGTAGTTAATAACCGCACCCGGCAGGTAGAGGCCTACGTAGGTTCCGCTGACTTTCGGGATTACGGGGGCCAGGGCCAGAACGATGGCGTGGTGGCTGTCCGCTCGCCGGGCAGCACCCTGAAGCCGTTTTTATACGCCCTGGCCCTAGACCGGGGCCTCGTCACGCCCAAGCAAATGCTGCCCGATGTGCCCACCAACTTCCAGGGATACCGCCCCGAGAACTACGATAAGCACTGCAATGGCGAGGTAACGCTGGAGCGCGCCCTGGCCTACTCGCTCAACATTCCGGCCGTGCGCGTGCTCAACCAGCTCGGCGTGCCCACCTTCACCGACAAACTCCGCCAGGCCGGCTTTGCAAATGTTACCCGCAACCGGAGCCAGCTGGGCCTCAGCAGCATTCTGGGCGGCTGCGGCGCGAGTCTGGAAGAACTCACCAACCTGTACGTGACGCTGGCCGATAGCGGGCAGTATGCTCCGTTGCAGTACCGAGCACCTCACCCCCAGGCCAGTAACCAGCTTGTGTCCCCCGCCGCCGCTTTCCTGACTACCGATATCCTGGCTCAGCTCACCCGCCCCGACCTTCCGCTGGGGGCGGCCAGCAGTATGCGCCTGCCTAAAATTGCCTGGAAAACCGGTACCAGCTATGGCCGCCGCGACGCCTGGAGCATTGGCTACAACAAGCAGTACACCATTGGGGTATGGGTGGGCAACTTCAGTGGCCAGGGTAGCCCGGCGCTTAGCGGGGCCGAGGTGGCCACGCCCCTGCTCTTCGACTTGTTTAATGCCCTGGCCTACAACTCTCCCAACAACTGGTTTGTGCCGCCGGCCGCCTTAGATTTCCGCCTGGTATGCGCCGCGAGTGGCCTGGTACCGGGTGAGAACTGCCCAAATCAGGTGATTGACTACTTCCTGCCTACTATATCGAGCGGGCAGCGCTGCCAGCACGTGCGGGAAGTGTTGGTTTCGGCGGATGGCAGCTTTACGTACTGCCGGGCCTGTGCCCCGGCCGCGGGGTACCGGCGAGAGTGGTACCCAAACCTACTGCCGGAGGTAGCCGCCTACAAGGAAGCGCAAGGCATTCCGTACCGCCGGCTGCCCCCGCACAACCCGCAATGCCAACTGGTGCGCGGCGGCCCTGAGCGTGCGCCCAACATTACCTCGCCCACGGCCAATACCGAGTATGTCCTGAACCGCCATGAACAGCAACAGCTGCTGCTCACCTGCACCACCGACAATGAAGT